In the genome of Gadus morhua chromosome 14, gadMor3.0, whole genome shotgun sequence, one region contains:
- the LOC115559065 gene encoding E3 ubiquitin-protein ligase MARCH3, translating to MTPNLADMTPEQLAVPWEQGEDESEVKVLLGEGLEAELNHDNQEVTYHQGGESTCWQPRTLNESDEPFCRICHEGGSSGELVSPCECSGTLAMVHRACLERWLTSSNSSHCELCRYQFSLERLPKPFTEWLRSPSMQHQRRTLCGDVVCFLFITPLATLSGWLCVQGALDLHHTNGYESLGLLVLTLALFTIYIFWTMVSVRYHIHLFQTWKLTDQRVRLQIPPLSGSKQSHMAVIACPFSKDTSKETMV from the exons ATGACTCCCAACTTGGCAGACATGACACCCGAACAGCTCGCAGtgccatgggaacagggagaaGACGAGAGCGAGGTGAAGGTTCTGCtaggggaggggctggaggcggagctAAACCACGACAATCAAGAAGTTACCTATCACCAAGGAGGAGAGAGCACCTGCTGGCAACCTAGAACCTTAAACGAAAG TGACGAGCCGTTCTGCAGGATCTGCCACGAGGGAGGGAGCTCTGGGGAGCTGGTGTCCCCATGCGAGTGCTCCGGCACCCTGGCCATGGTTCACCGTGCCTGCCTTGAGCGCTGGCTCACCTCGTCCAACAGCAGCCACTGTGAACTCTGCCGCTACCAGTTCTCCCTGGAACGGCTGCCCAAGCCGTTCACAGAG tGGCTGCGCTCTCCGTCCATGCAACACCAGCGCAGAACCCTGTGTGGTGATGTGGTGtgcttcctcttcatcaccccACTGGCCACCCTGTCAGGCTGGCTGTGTGTCCAGGGAGCCCTGGACCTCCACCACACCAACGGGTACGAGTCCCTGGGACTACTGGTCCTGACCCTAGCCCTCTTCACCATCTACATCTTCTGGACCATG GTGTCCGTGCGCTACCACATCCACCTCTTCCAGACATGGAAACTAACCGACCAGAGGGTTCGACTGCAGATCCCCCCGCTATCGGGCTCCAAACAAAGTCACATGGCAGTCATCGCCTGCCCCTTCAGCAAGGACACCAGCAAAGAGACTATGGTGTGA
- the lmnl3 gene encoding lamin-L(III) isoform X2 has translation MASATSTPATSSSTSRATRSVGRRGPSGDGLPESGISPTRISRIQEKDSLRHLNDRLANYIHRVQELENERSSMLLLLEEKEDTTSREMGNVRRLYDVELADVRKSLDELANERARWQMECGSVKEEHRKLQVRNQKKEADLAHAVTQWRSVEAALRSKDTEFTRVLGDNKTLTRDVAELQEQLDNVESVLRETQTQLSSEVLRRVDLVNRMQSLKEQLDLQRNISNQEILDVRSRHESRIIEVESGRRSEFESKLADTMQRLRQDHDLQVQQYKEELERNFATKLENAQQSMLEKDGMASSNRDEITTTKLRVETLGSQLRQYQKEKGLLEARVQELERTLDSERGSWHQRLSQKEQELADLRSQLFGQLEEYESLLDVKLALDMEINAYRKMLEVEEHRLKLSPSPSQHVAGASGAAQATRERSSRRVRGKKRKHEGTSGSSPAYKMSTHAASRGSMSVAEVDPEGNYVVLKNDSPEEQPLGGWVVRRTQPDSGDISFHIPPDYTLPGGSTLTIWATGVEAGLEDLILQGHRSWGPVTNTRVTLLNPEQEEMAERRLVCGQGRVDEERELEFDEECVAGSNIQHFRRQELSKEASCFLM, from the exons aTGGCTTCTGCTACCTCCACCCCGGCCACTTCATCCTCCACTAGCCGAGCCACGCGCTCCGTGGGCCGGCGCGGCCCCTCCGGTGACGGCCTCCCAGAATCCGGCATCAGTCCCACACGCATCTCCCGCATCCAGGAGAAGGATAGTCTTCGTCACCTCAACGATCGCCTCGCAAATTACATACATCGTGTGCAAGAGTTGGAAAATGAGAGGTCTTCTATGCTGCTACTGctcgaggagaaggaggacactACGTCCCGGGAGATGGGCAATGTCCGGCGGTTGTACGACGTGGAGTTAGCCGACGTCCGGAAGTCACTGGACGAATTGGCCAACGAGAGGGCCCGGTGGCAAATGGAGTGTGGGAGTGTGAAGGAAGAACATAGGAAACTGCAAGTCAG GAACCAGAAGAAGGAGGCTGACCTGGCCCACGCCGTGACCCAGTGGCGGAGCGTGGAGGCGGCCCTCCGCTCCAAGGACACAGAGTTCACCAGGGTGCTAGGTGACAACAAGACGCTGACCCGCGACGTCGCCGAGCTTCAAGAACAGCTGGACAAT GTGGAGTCTGTGCTCCGGGAGACCCAGACCCAGCTGAGCTCGGAGGTTCTGAGGAGGGTGGACCTGGTGAACCGCATGCAGTCCCTCAAAGAGCAGCTTGACCTGCAGAGGAACATCAGCAACCAG GAGATCCTGGACGTCAGGAGCAGACATGAAAGCCGCATCATCGAGGTGGAGTCGGGCCGAAGGAGTGAGTTTGAGAGCAAGCTGGCCGACACCATGCAGCGTCTCCGCCAGGACCACGACCTCCAGGTCCAGCAGtacaaggaggagctggagcgcaACTTCGCCACCAAG CTGGAGAATGCCCAGCAGTCGATGCTGGAGAAGGACGGCATGGCGTCCTCCAACCGAGATGAGATCACCACCACCAAGCTCCGGGTGGAGACCCTGGGGTCTCAGCTCAGACAGTACCAGAAGGAG aaaggcCTGCTGGAGGCCCGCGTGCAGGAGCTGGAGCGGACCCTGGACTCGGAGCGAGGCTCCTGGCACCAGCGGCTGAGCCAGAAGGAGCAGGAGCTGGCGGACCTGCGCTCCCAGCTGTTCGGCCAGCTGGAGGAGTACGAGAGCCTGCTGGACGTCAAGCTGGCCCTCGACATGGAGATCAACGCCTACCGCAAgatgctggaggtggaggagcataG GCTCAAGCTGTCGCCCAGTCCCTCTCAGCACGTGGCGGGGGCGTCGGGGGCGGCGCAGGCGACGCGGGAGCGCTCCTCTCGCCGTGTCCGGGGCAAAAAGCGCAAACACGAGGGCACGTCGGGCAGCTCTCCAGCCTACAAGATGTCGACGCACGCGGCGTCGCGCGGCAGCATGAGCGTGGCGGAGGTGGACCCCGAGGGGAACTACGTGGTGCTGAAGAACGACTCCCCGGAG GAGCAGCCACTAGGGGGATGGGTAGTCCGCAGAACTCAGCCAGACTCTGGGGACATCTCCTTCCACATCCCTCCTGACTACACGCTACCTGGGGGTAGCACACTCACT ATCTGGGCCACAGGGGTGGAAGCCGGCCTGGAGGACCTGATTCTCCAGGGCCACCGGAGCTGGGGGCCAGTCACAAACACCCGAGTGACCCTTCTCAACCCAGAACAAGAG GAGATGGCTGAGCGCAGGCTGGTGTGCGGCCAGGGAAGAGTGGACGAGGAACGGGAGCTGGAGTTTGACGAGGAGTGTGTCGCGGGAAGCAACATCCAGCACTTCaggagacag GAGCTCTCCAAGGAGGCCAGCTGTTTTCTGATGTAA
- the lmnl3 gene encoding lamin-L(III) isoform X1 translates to MASATSTPATSSSTSRATRSVGRRGPSGDGLPESGISPTRISRIQEKDSLRHLNDRLANYIHRVQELENERSSMLLLLEEKEDTTSREMGNVRRLYDVELADVRKSLDELANERARWQMECGSVKEEHRKLQVRNQKKEADLAHAVTQWRSVEAALRSKDTEFTRVLGDNKTLTRDVAELQEQLDNVESVLRETQTQLSSEVLRRVDLVNRMQSLKEQLDLQRNISNQEILDVRSRHESRIIEVESGRRSEFESKLADTMQRLRQDHDLQVQQYKEELERNFATKLENAQQSMLEKDGMASSNRDEITTTKLRVETLGSQLRQYQKEKGLLEARVQELERTLDSERGSWHQRLSQKEQELADLRSQLFGQLEEYESLLDVKLALDMEINAYRKMLEVEEHRLKLSPSPSQHVAGASGAAQATRERSSRRVRGKKRKHEGTSGSSPAYKMSTHAASRGSMSVAEVDPEGNYVVLKNDSPEEQPLGGWVVRRTQPDSGDISFHIPPDYTLPGGSTLTIWATGVEAGLEDLILQGHRSWGPVTNTRVTLLNPEQEEMAERRLVCGQGRVDEERELEFDEECVAGSNIQHFRRQPKRKKKKCCSVS, encoded by the exons aTGGCTTCTGCTACCTCCACCCCGGCCACTTCATCCTCCACTAGCCGAGCCACGCGCTCCGTGGGCCGGCGCGGCCCCTCCGGTGACGGCCTCCCAGAATCCGGCATCAGTCCCACACGCATCTCCCGCATCCAGGAGAAGGATAGTCTTCGTCACCTCAACGATCGCCTCGCAAATTACATACATCGTGTGCAAGAGTTGGAAAATGAGAGGTCTTCTATGCTGCTACTGctcgaggagaaggaggacactACGTCCCGGGAGATGGGCAATGTCCGGCGGTTGTACGACGTGGAGTTAGCCGACGTCCGGAAGTCACTGGACGAATTGGCCAACGAGAGGGCCCGGTGGCAAATGGAGTGTGGGAGTGTGAAGGAAGAACATAGGAAACTGCAAGTCAG GAACCAGAAGAAGGAGGCTGACCTGGCCCACGCCGTGACCCAGTGGCGGAGCGTGGAGGCGGCCCTCCGCTCCAAGGACACAGAGTTCACCAGGGTGCTAGGTGACAACAAGACGCTGACCCGCGACGTCGCCGAGCTTCAAGAACAGCTGGACAAT GTGGAGTCTGTGCTCCGGGAGACCCAGACCCAGCTGAGCTCGGAGGTTCTGAGGAGGGTGGACCTGGTGAACCGCATGCAGTCCCTCAAAGAGCAGCTTGACCTGCAGAGGAACATCAGCAACCAG GAGATCCTGGACGTCAGGAGCAGACATGAAAGCCGCATCATCGAGGTGGAGTCGGGCCGAAGGAGTGAGTTTGAGAGCAAGCTGGCCGACACCATGCAGCGTCTCCGCCAGGACCACGACCTCCAGGTCCAGCAGtacaaggaggagctggagcgcaACTTCGCCACCAAG CTGGAGAATGCCCAGCAGTCGATGCTGGAGAAGGACGGCATGGCGTCCTCCAACCGAGATGAGATCACCACCACCAAGCTCCGGGTGGAGACCCTGGGGTCTCAGCTCAGACAGTACCAGAAGGAG aaaggcCTGCTGGAGGCCCGCGTGCAGGAGCTGGAGCGGACCCTGGACTCGGAGCGAGGCTCCTGGCACCAGCGGCTGAGCCAGAAGGAGCAGGAGCTGGCGGACCTGCGCTCCCAGCTGTTCGGCCAGCTGGAGGAGTACGAGAGCCTGCTGGACGTCAAGCTGGCCCTCGACATGGAGATCAACGCCTACCGCAAgatgctggaggtggaggagcataG GCTCAAGCTGTCGCCCAGTCCCTCTCAGCACGTGGCGGGGGCGTCGGGGGCGGCGCAGGCGACGCGGGAGCGCTCCTCTCGCCGTGTCCGGGGCAAAAAGCGCAAACACGAGGGCACGTCGGGCAGCTCTCCAGCCTACAAGATGTCGACGCACGCGGCGTCGCGCGGCAGCATGAGCGTGGCGGAGGTGGACCCCGAGGGGAACTACGTGGTGCTGAAGAACGACTCCCCGGAG GAGCAGCCACTAGGGGGATGGGTAGTCCGCAGAACTCAGCCAGACTCTGGGGACATCTCCTTCCACATCCCTCCTGACTACACGCTACCTGGGGGTAGCACACTCACT ATCTGGGCCACAGGGGTGGAAGCCGGCCTGGAGGACCTGATTCTCCAGGGCCACCGGAGCTGGGGGCCAGTCACAAACACCCGAGTGACCCTTCTCAACCCAGAACAAGAG GAGATGGCTGAGCGCAGGCTGGTGTGCGGCCAGGGAAGAGTGGACGAGGAACGGGAGCTGGAGTTTGACGAGGAGTGTGTCGCGGGAAGCAACATCCAGCACTTCaggagacag ccaaagaggaaaaaaaagaaatgttgcTCTGTGTCGTGA